From a region of the Alosa sapidissima isolate fAloSap1 chromosome 9, fAloSap1.pri, whole genome shotgun sequence genome:
- the cct6a gene encoding T-complex protein 1 subunit zeta has translation MSAVKALNPKAEVARAQAALAVNISAARGLQDVLKSNLGPKGTMKMLVSGSGDIKLTKDGNVLLHEMQIQHPTASLIAKVATAQDDITGDGTTSNVLIIGELLKQADLYVSEGVHPRIIAEGFETAKDKALEVLDKLKVTKEMDRETLINVARTSLRTKVHAELADLLTEAVVDAVLAIRKPNEPIDLYMVEIMEMKHKTESDTVLIRGLVLDHGARHPDMKKRVEDAYILTCNVSLEYEKTEVNSGFFYKSAEERDKLVKAERKFIEERVKKIIALKDKVCADASKGFVVINQKGIDPYSLDALAKEGIVALRRAKRRNMERLTLACGGIAMNSVDDLTPECLGNAGLVYEHTLGEEKYTFIEDCSNPRSVTLLIKGPNKHTLTQIKDAVRDGLRAVKNAIEDGCVVPGAGAFEVVVADALVQHKRGVKGRAQLGVQAFADALLIIPKVLAQNSGYDPQETLVKLQTENKESGEIVGVDLNTGEPMVPAEAGIWDNYSVKKQLLHSCTVIASNILLVDEIMRAGMSSLKG, from the exons ATGTCTGCTGTGAAAGCACTTAATCCGAAAGCCGAAGTAGCCAGAGCACAAGCAGCTCTTGCTGTCAACATCAGTGCCGCTCGGGGACTTCAAGATGTGCTTAAAAGCAATTTGGGACCAAAGGGGACCATGAAAAT GCTTGTATCTGGTTCAGGAGACATTAAGCTCACCAAGGATGGCAATGTTCTACTGCATGAGATg CAAATTCAACATCCCACAGCATCCCTGATTGCAAAGGTCGCAACAGCTCAAGATGACATCACAGGTGATGGAACCACCTCCAATGTGCTTATCATTGGTGAACTCCTGAAACAGGCAGATCTTTATGTCTCTGAG GGGGTCCATCCTAGAATCATTGCAGAAGGCTTTGAAACTGCTAAAGATAAGGCTCTTGAAGTTCTTGATAAGCTGAAGGTGACtaaagagatggacagagagactCTAATCAATGTTGCTAGAACATCCCTTCGGACAAAGGTTCATGCTGAACTCGCAGATCTTCTTACTGAG GCCGTGGTGGATGCAGTGCTGGCTATCCGTAAGCCCAATGAGCCGATTGACCTCTACATGGTCGAGATCATGGAGATGAAGCATAAGACAGAAAGCGACACAGT ATTGATCAGGGGGTTGGTGCTGGATCATGGAGCCAGGCACCCCGACATGAAGAAGAGAGTGGAAGATGCCTACATCCTCACTTGTAATGTGTCCTTGGAATATGAGAAAAC AGAGGTGAACTCTGGGTTCTTCTATAAGAGTGCGGAGGAGAGGGACAAACTGGTCAAAGCTGAAAGGAAGTTCATTGAGGAACGTGTTAAGAAGATCATTGCCCTCAAGGACAAAGTGTGCGCAGATGCTTCCAAAGGCTTTGTGGTCATCAATCAGAAG GGTATTGATCCATATTCTTTGGATGCTCTGGCAAAAGAAGGAATTGTGGCTCTGCGCAGGGCAAAGAGGAGGAATATGGAAAG GCTCACCTTAGCCTGTGGTGGAATTGCCATGAACTCTGTGGATGACCTCACACCTGAATGTTTGGGTAATGCTGGTCTCGTCTATGAACACACCTTG GGGGAGGAGAAATACACCTTCATTGAGGACTGTAGCAACCCCCGCTCAGTGACACTCCTGATCAAAGGCCCCAACAAGCACACCCTCACTCAGATCAAAGACGCTGTGCGCGATGGCCTGCGGGCGGTCAAAAACGCCATTGAAGACG GCTGTGTGGTGCCAGGGGCTGGGGCGTTTGAGGTGGTGGTGGCCGACGCTCTGGTCCAGCACAAGCGGGGAGTGAAGGGCAGAGCTCAGCTTGGGGTGCAGGCCTTCGCCGATGCTTTGTTAATCATTCCAAAG GTGTTGGCTCAGAACTCCGGCTATGACCCACAGGAGACTCTGGTCAAGttacagactgaaaataaagaatCTGGGGAGATTGTCGGGGTAGACTTGAACACAG GTGAGCCTATGGTTCCTGCTGAAGCAGGTATTTGGGACAACTACAGTGTCAAGAAACAGCTCCTTCATTCATG TACGGTCATTGCCAGCAACATTCTGTTGGTGGATGAAATCATGAGGGCTGGCATGTCCTCACTGAAGGGTTGA